AATATATACAGTCCTCATTTTCTTTTGTTGGTTCCaataattttgttgttgtttataacaaataaaaaaacacaattctcaggGTATTCTCAGGCATTTAAAATTAatgtaatgttattttatttCTCACATTTTTTAATGCATGCTGGGAAAATTCAATAGGAAAGATGGCGGCGACCTCAGCAGGACGCGTTTTGACACTTTGCAAACAGTTTCAAAACGCAATCAGAATATCTACTTCTATATCACCTCAACAAGCCGCTTTCAATTTGTCAAAATCACAGTCTTATCTAAACAGGTAAGAGCAAACATAAAAACGCAACTTAGGCTATGTCTAATTTGCGTAGCTAACGTAAAGAGGCAGCAGGCTTCCACTAGTTTGGCCGGTCTCTAAAAAGAATAATTCTCTTTTCAGGCAAGCGGCCTCAATTGTGGGCTTACCATGGCACAACCGAGGTCAGTGTCGACCCCTGCACACTACTGTCAGCAGAAGAGGGCTGGATGAGTTCTTCGACCTACCCGAGAACTGGGGACAATCCACGGTGAAGTCTGGTAAGCATTGCTATTGAACCAAATGTTACCAGGATGGAGGATTCTATTGTACCCATCATACGGTTACTGAAGAGTTTTTGTATGTTGCATTGATACCAGGTGCTCCATGGACAGCAAAACATCTGAGGGCAAAAAGTAATGAAGACCTACACAAACTATGGTAGGGAATGAAAGGGTCACACTATGAACTACAGAAAAGGCTTTGATGCCCTCAAGGGAATGTGCATATACTGGGCCACGTTCATTGAAATAATGGAACATCATCTGCTGTTTCAGGTATGTACTCCTGAAAGAGAAGAACATGTTGCTTACCGTTGAACAGGAGTCGAAACGGCAGTGCATGCAGATGCCAAGTCCTGAACGTCTAAAAAAGGTACACACACCAAACTTCCTCCCATTGAACATCACAGGACATTGTAGCAGGATACCCTCATACAGCCAAACTCTCGTCTCCAGGTGGAGAGGTCTATGAAGCGACTGGACACGgtggtgaaggagagggaagacGCTTTGCGCATGCTGCAGACAGGGCAGGAGAGAGCTAGACCTGGAGCCTGGAGGAAATCACTCTTTGGACATGTTTACTGGTGAGTATAGACCAACAACACTACACAACCAGTTGGTTGAATTACTTCAACTTCCTCTTGCTTTGACCaactaaaaaaaacaaacactgggTATCTTTAAGTGGTGTGAAAAGATGAGGCAGTGTTTTATGTGAGGTGGTCACATAAGTCAGAGGTCCCAATATCAAACTCAATAAAGGACAGCCATAGGTGCAAGTAATGCAGTGACATGACATCAGTGCAAACAGTCTTTTGGATACCACCCATCTGTAATTCAAACATTGCATTCCAAGTAGCCAGTTTAATCGCAAGTGGTGCTGTTTTTCTGCCTGTGGCTCTATCCAGGTACCGATTCAAAGAGCATGCCATTCCCTGGTATATGAACAGGAGGTACAAGCGAAAACGTTTCTACACACCTGGATTTGTTCTTCCCCATATAAGGTAAGAAAAGAAACTGATGCATCACATTCATTTCAATCTCtctcaatatgtgtgtgtatatatacatctaaatttagtcatttatcagacgttcttatccagagcgacttacagtaactacagggacattctccctgaggcaagtagggtgaagtgccttgcccaaggacacgtcatttttgcatggccgggaatcgaactggcaaccttcagattactagcctaattccctaaccgctcagccacctgacaccctATATACACGTTTTAAGCACTTTAAATGCCCTTGTCATGACAAGTATCGAGCTGCCGACTTTGCACCGAGTCAAGCTGGATAAGCAAGTTATCCCCTTTCTTTTAGGCTCCGTATTGAGAAACACCTCAGAGCCAGGGTGAGGAAGGCCAACACTGAGATGAAGAAGCAAGCCCAGCTCCAGGAGAAGTTCCCCCCAATGAAGGCCCAATCGTGAGACGGCGGAAACATGACCCCCCCTCGTTGTTTTGCTACCAAAACCAGTACAAATCTATACCTTGTTATTTAGGTCAACGCTTGACATTTGTTTTCACGATGTGTCGTAATGCTCAAACTACTCAAGTTACTTTATTGCTGCACAGAAGTTAATGAATTTTAAGATTGATCATATGTACCGTTTGTTCATGTTTTGTGGCACGTGTTTTTCTGTATTACATCATTGTAATAGGTTTTCAGATTAAACCATTTCAAACATCACCAGTCTTGGTATTTAGGACATCATTTAACAAAAGGGAACTTTATTTTCAAAAGACAGCAAATACCCAATGATATCAACACGTGAAATTAAATACAGACAATATTTAAGTGAGTCCTTCTCACTTGGTGAATAACTGCTCATTCACTGAGTATATAAAAAGAGAATTTGCCCAAATTGACACACTGCCTAACCTGACAATGAGCttgatatttaaaaaaacactgacaacatGGAGATACATTTTCCTTTCTGTTCATAGCTATATGGAATGCTATGAGATCTGGATTCATAATGGTGAGTTAGATGGTAAGTTAAAGTCAACGATCTCTACCTAGTCATATGAGACGGACAAGATCATTGTTATACAAAAAGAAAACGCTATAAAAACATTGACTGTACTTCGTTGTTCCTGAGTCCCAGCTATAACGTCTCACTAGAATGCGTTCATGTCCGTGGGTTATGGAGGCAGACCTGTGGTCGGTGGTCCATCAAGGGCACTTCCTGTCCACGCACTGCTTCCCGCCCTCTTCGTACTCTTGTTTGGAGATCCACATTTGCTGGAAGGTTCcctgagagagaaaagacaacTTTAAATCATCTTTGCCTTTTATAATTGTGACCTGGGTGATGCGATTGTGTATTTGATGTAAAAAGGCATATCTGACAAGTCAAACTGCGGTTTCTATGCAGTGGGCGTGACAGTGCTGGGGTCCACTCACGAGCGATGCTAGGATGGAGCCTCCTATCCAGGCACTGAACCTGCGCTCCACAGTCGTGTTGTTGGCGATCAGCTTTAGCCTCATGCTCTGGAAATAACGAAAGGGAGACATgttaggagagaaaaaaaaaaaaaaaacagcgtTGTAGGATCGTAACATCTACAGAACTTTCCGAGTACCACGAATGTTTTCATGGACTGCGTTTGTGCTCTTCGGAAATGAGGTTAACATGTTGTCTCATTGAGATTGGGGGTCTAATTAGCACTCACGGGAGGGGTCTTCTGGGAGAGCTCCCTGTTGAGGCGGTCTGTGAAGCCCTGGATCAGCGTGTTTCCTCCAGTGACCACCACACTGCCATACAGACCCtggaaagaaagggaaaaaaatcATTAGAATTCCCGTGGAAAGTCAAAACGAATACAGGCAGTTTTTCAATTGTGTATTCTGCGGAATGACGTCATTAGTTTGTTTGTCTGGGGTTTCGTAAAGATGTCGGGCAAATATTGGCACTCACTGGCCGAATGTCGATGTCGCACATGCCCACGCTGGTGGTGACCACGTGACCTACCCCTAGCATGGTGTTGCCTGACAAGCCCTGCGAAGCATCGAAACAACAGAGTTTTGAAAACAGCATTTTGTTTCAGAACCGTGGgggggaaaaacaaaacaaatccaGTGTTATTCAAATAACACCCTCAAATGATTTGCAAATACTTTTTCCCACCTTGGCATTGGAGGGATCGAAGAGACCCTCTGGAATCTTCAGTCTTTCTGCTCCAAAGTCACAGTTGTAGCCGTTGGGTAGTTCGTAATGAACTGTAGGCATCTGGGCAGCCACTCTGTGAAGGGAGACGGATCACCACTATGATGGAGCTTCACCATTGCACAGCCGGCATTGTGAAATAGACAGCCAGCCATGGAGAGGCCCGGGACTTACTGTTCATCGTAGGGGGAGTCCGACACCTGCAGCACAGACGCTTGGAAGTCCTGGATCACCGTCTTTGGAACGGAGAAAAACCAAGCTCTATTTCAGATGAAAAAGGCAACGCACTCGACTAAAAACCCATCAACACGGCAATCCCCTCCCTATGCCAGCAGCAACGACGCCTGCAGTCCGGCATCTTCCGGACGTTAGCCAGTTCTGCAAGACAAACAGGTGacaggccccccctcccccggagcCCCTCGGCTGGAGCGAGAACGGTGACAAAGCGCCGGTCGCGGGACACAGCCTACGTCGAGCCGCGAAAAAGATCCGGATGGAGGGGCGCGGCGGGCTTACGTTGCACATGTAGTTGTGCCAGGAGCGGGTGACTTGAGGCAGCTTTTCCTTCTTCTTCCAGCTGGCCGGGGAGCCCTCGCGGACCGCATCCTGAaagtacacacactcagtcaggcAGTGGGGCTGTCGAGGTGAGGGGTGACGGCGTGTTGGCGtgggacggaggaggaggggagcccaCGTGTCGACCGACGGCCGATGGAGGCCTGAGGAAGGTGGGCCAGCATGTCATGCTGTAGTCGTCAACGTGAGGCATGAATGATGctgtgtgaaatgttttttttttttgtcgtcATAGTCTTCCATGCAGGCATATAGTACACTTATGCCTTTTATATGCAGTAAATGCCATGATATCATAAAATAATGtcatcgtttttttttcttttatactTCAACTGTGAGTACATCATCAATTAGTTGGTTTAATTCATTTGAAATCAACCATGGTCAATAATGCTCATAAAAAGCAGCCTATTAAACAGCCAGTCTCCAGTTGATGCTCATGCAAGCACATTGCAAACATATTTACAGTATCAGTTGTGATCCTCGTTCTTCACATCAacataaatgcatgcatttttttcaaaacataCACAATTACCATACACAAATATAATAAACATAACTTATTCGTAAGCATTGGCTGTGCCCAAACGTGGTATAACTGACATGCAATGGGTGCACACGACAGGACTACACACAACAGGACCGTGTTGATGATGagacacattttaaaatgtctgTAAATTGTACTTACAACGCCCCACCACCGTAATAATAGCACCAAAGTAAATGAGATGTGGCATCTCTGAAATGAATGGTTTTGACTTACTTTAGCAGGTCTCACCTTTGATGCAATCATGTAAGGAGGGACTATTTCAACATTCAACTCTTGAAATAGCTCTCTACATTGCATACTCATAAAGTCCCCTGCCAAGGGAGACTTAACGATTCCTGTAAAACCAGAAGAAAACAGACTTGGCTTTAGAATTAGAAATACACAAAGAGAATTAAGTCTGTTTCGACAATTGAGCCATGTGTTACAAAAGATCAAACCCTTCCAACTGTGTTTGATATAGGCATATTAATTCCAATGTTCCTAACCAAGTTTTTTTCTCCTATGATTAATGTGTGTGCAATACTTTTGCATGTACAAAATGTGTAGACCAGTAGCTTTAAACAATATCAACCTAtaaatgggggggaaaaaatgtCAACCCTTCAGAATCACCTTGGCAGACAATGATACAAGCTAAAGAATCAAGCAGGATTCAGTTGTCCTCAATGACCTCAATACGATACACTCTTCCAAACGACCATACCCCCCATATCATATCCACTAAAAAGGCTCCATCGATTTCCTGGTGTTTTCTCGTCCCTATTTATGTGCCCGTTTGGTTTCCGGTACGTTCCTCGGGTGTTGTTTCAGTGTATCTCCTTCTCGAATGGCCTCCCTCCAGAAAGACTAGACCTTGAGGTTGTGCCAAGATGGCTGCCATTTCCTCCAAATATGTGTCTTGAATATAAGGGGATGATTCAGAAGTTGATAAAATGTCAAACCACGATACTATGTCTTGCTATTCCTTCCTCCTTGCGGTGTTTCCAAAAGGGGATTCGGTTTGCCGAGGGGAGGGGCAAGCGGGGCACCAGCCCATTTCCAGCTTTTAAAATCAAACTTTGGGCGTGGGCCAACGTTATTGAACGTCTTCAATTTCAAAAAGGGATGAACTGAATTGCGGGtgggggaagaaagaggcgggCCTTCACCTTGCTGCAGGACGTAACCATCATGCACCGGAATGGCTGTCGTGTGCGTCGCTCCACTGTCGAGCACCAACCCTGTGGACCGCCCGTTGGCAAAGCTGGACAACCCGAGAGTTAAAGGAGATGGAGGATAGGGTTTAAACCGCATCACGGGTCTTTCTATCTACATGACCAACAGCGGCCCTGCCGCGAGAGAACACCTGTGGGTCCGGTGTGGGTCAGGTGTGGGCCCAGTGTGGGTCAGGTGGGGGTCAGGTGTGGGTCAGGTGGGGGTCAGGTgtgggtccagtgtgggggtaAGGTgtgggtccagtgtgggggtcAGGTGTGGGTCCAGTGTGGGTCAGGTgtgggtccagtgtgggggtcAGGTGTGGGTCCGGTGGGGGTCCGGTGTGGGTCCGGTGTGGGTCAGGTGTGGGTCAAAGGATACGAGGACAACACCGCTGTTTTGCACAGGAAGAAGGCCGGGATGTTGTAATGCTCAAACATCAGCTCTGTTAGCTTCTCACGCTTCGCTCGTGTGTTCCACTGCccaagagaggagaaaaggagataaGAAACATATATTTTCAATGCCAAAACACTGAACACTGACCCCTGTAGCTCAAAAGCTACAAATCTATCCACAACTAAAGGACAGTTCGCATAGGCCTTGACATAACTCAAGGACTGAAAGACTGACGATATCCAGACAATGTTCATGATGCTTTGTTGACTGAATattaaatgaatgaattatttattttgaataCATCAAAATACATTGGTATTTATAGTGATTTTAATGATTTGATAACCATGGTGTAATTATGAGCACATGAAAGTCAAACTAATATCCCCCCAGATATTCATTTAATGTTCAGCGTCGACAAATGCCTGCCTAAAGAGACAAACTCACCGATGCTTCGGACATGAGAACCGGATGCAGACTGGGTTCAGACTTGAAGTGCATCTTGTAGGTGTGGTCCAGAATGGCCTGGAAGCTGTCCCAGTCCTCAACTGGGAAGAGATGGGGGGATGCACAAATCATCTATAGGGGTTTATACAGACTCATAGAATTGGGTACAATACAGTGAAAAATGTATGGGCACTACATAAGAGATACTGATACGCAGTGGCATGTTTTTGAGCCGTCAGCAAACCTACTAGGTATGCTCTTCACTCCAAAAATCCTCCTACAATCGGatgctaaccccccccccccccctccctctcttgttgCTGGGTCAGATGGGAGAAAATAGACTGACGTGCTTTGATAATTTGAGCAAATGGGTAAATGTACCAGGTCAGTCCCCTAAGGGAGCCCTCGGGTCCCACGATGCAGTTCTGCTGCAATTAAGATTGGTGTCACAGTTTCTCTCCCCTAAATAGCCCAACTCCCCTGAACTGATTTCACATGAGCGTCAGCCAGGTCACCGTGCAGGCTTACGTTCACCATACACGCGGCACCAGCGAGTAAGTTGGTAAGATTTCCAAGCATATGCAGCGCTTCACTGTGAAATGCACGGTGAGACAGGGACAAGTGTTTATTGACATGGGCTGCGTGCGTTAACAAaacttcagcaccatggacagttcTGAGGAAAACGCACTCGTCAATATGCCTTCACCTGACCCCAAACAGATGACCTGGTCTGTAAAGAAACCACTAACAATGAAATCATTAAAAGGGTCTAAAAGCATACGGCTGGCCTCCCATTCAGCATCAACTTCTCCTCTGAACGATTCTTTGCGTTTCGTCACTTCAGAACTGTGGCACGCCAGCGCGGCTGCAACAGACACCCGCGTCCGGGATCGTGTGACACGAGGGGGCGGACGGGACTCACTCATGCCATTCTTGAGGGGGGACATGACCTCCATGTTCTCCCGGGCCACCCTCAGCTGGTTGGTGTCGATGTAGTAGGTGGTGCCGCTCTGCTTGCCCTTTTCCCCGTCCGTCTCCATCGGCGTGCTGCCATCCTCCCGGTCCACGGTCACGCCGATCACGGTGGGGAAGTctgcctgaccacacacacacaagaagggCTAGAGTGTCACAGTGAACGGCCGCTGTCTTATCAACGGCACGCTTTAGGAAATGCCCACGGCTGTTGTGCGTCATTTTGTCAACAGTGAGCACATTGAGCACAGCGTGAAGCGTTTCTGAAAAGTCTTCTGGCGGGATAAGGCATCGCTGAATGCTGTTCTGAAGGCACTGCGGTTGAACGCACATTAACAGACTGACTGAGGAACGATCTGAATATTTCAGAATACGATGCATGACTGGCACGGACCCAATGTCCTACTGACACTTGACCATTTTTCTATTCTAAATGAGGTATGATTGACGCAAGTGAGATGGGTGCCCAAGTACGGACTCAATTCATGTTGACAGTCTCAAGTGTAACAGACCTCCTTTTCCGACATTGCAATAACCTTGACAAGAAAATGAATATTCAAATGAGGATGATATAGTCAAGTTAATCAGGTCATCCGACTGTTCCACTTACCTTGGGACAATCTTCTCCAGCATAGCCAGCCCTCACTGAATACGAACCAATATCAAACACCAAGGCTCCAACCTCATCTGCAGAATACATCACAGTTTTACTACCATTGTAGACAGAAACAATGTTTTCAGTCTGATAAACTAACAAGTTAGTTTGCAAGTTAACTGGCTCATTGatatggcaaaaaaaaagaaaactcttGTTTTTGATATAATTTAAACTTAATGTTTTCATGTAAAACATGAAATGAATGACCCTAGTATGTGCTAGGTTTGTTGATTCATTCATTCCAGCTAACTTGTTAGTTGCTAACATGTGATAGCTATGTGATGATATTAGCATCTTTAACTGGACTTGACCCATGTAAATAGTAATATGGTGCTTTTTGTGGCATTTTATTACTTCTCAAACTATTATAGATAATAAATTGTGCAGTGTGCATAATTTATAACTGGATGTGGCTCTCTATCTAGAATTGTCCAGACATT
Above is a genomic segment from Hypomesus transpacificus isolate Combined female chromosome 16, fHypTra1, whole genome shotgun sequence containing:
- the actl6a gene encoding actin-like protein 6A isoform X1, which encodes MSGGVYGGDEVGALVFDIGSYSVRAGYAGEDCPKADFPTVIGVTVDREDGSTPMETDGEKGKQSGTTYYIDTNQLRVARENMEVMSPLKNGMIEDWDSFQAILDHTYKMHFKSEPSLHPVLMSEASWNTRAKREKLTELMFEHYNIPAFFLCKTAVLSSFANGRSTGLVLDSGATHTTAIPVHDGYVLQQGIVKSPLAGDFMSMQCRELFQELNVEIVPPYMIASKVRPAKDAVREGSPASWKKKEKLPQVTRSWHNYMCNTVIQDFQASVLQVSDSPYDEQVAAQMPTVHYELPNGYNCDFGAERLKIPEGLFDPSNAKGLSGNTMLGVGHVVTTSVGMCDIDIRPGLYGSVVVTGGNTLIQGFTDRLNRELSQKTPPSMRLKLIANNTTVERRFSAWIGGSILASLGTFQQMWISKQEYEEGGKQCVDRKCP
- the actl6a gene encoding actin-like protein 6A isoform X2, with amino-acid sequence MSGGVYGGDEVGALVFDIGSYSVRAGYAGEDCPKADFPTVIGVTVDREDGSTPMETDGEKGKQSGTTYYIDTNQLRVARENMEVMSPLKNGMIEDWDSFQAILDHTYKMHFKSEPSLHPVLMSEASWNTRAKREKLTELMFEHYNIPAFFLCKTAVLSSFANGRSTGLVLDSGATHTTAIPVHDGYVLQQGIVKSPLAGDFMSMQCRELFQELNVEIVPPYMIASKDAVREGSPASWKKKEKLPQVTRSWHNYMCNTVIQDFQASVLQVSDSPYDEQVAAQMPTVHYELPNGYNCDFGAERLKIPEGLFDPSNAKGLSGNTMLGVGHVVTTSVGMCDIDIRPGLYGSVVVTGGNTLIQGFTDRLNRELSQKTPPSMRLKLIANNTTVERRFSAWIGGSILASLGTFQQMWISKQEYEEGGKQCVDRKCP
- the mrpl47 gene encoding 39S ribosomal protein L47, mitochondrial, which produces MAATSAGRVLTLCKQFQNAIRISTSISPQQAAFNLSKSQSYLNRQAASIVGLPWHNRGQCRPLHTTVSRRGLDEFFDLPENWGQSTVKSGAPWTAKHLRAKSNEDLHKLWYVLLKEKNMLLTVEQESKRQCMQMPSPERLKKVERSMKRLDTVVKEREDALRMLQTGQERARPGAWRKSLFGHVYWYRFKEHAIPWYMNRRYKRKRFYTPGFVLPHIRLRIEKHLRARVRKANTEMKKQAQLQEKFPPMKAQS